Proteins from a single region of Apium graveolens cultivar Ventura chromosome 7, ASM990537v1, whole genome shotgun sequence:
- the LOC141674702 gene encoding CENP-B homolog protein 2-like, whose translation MIEWYTTDTYNINFVLQYTPMSSHHLKGVKKSAITDKIRSAICEYKKENPGVSQKDLQAWVHQKYDLDISQSTISNTLKRASEYLSDERKQSDVKKHKSAKYPELEKVLFEWFLQRQDKVNMSGEIIQEKGKELMKKMYGESNSDFSFSSGWLERFKARYGIKSYRRFGESGSVMMENIENALPGIRSKLDQFQLKDIYNMDETGLFYRLEADHSLATKQLEGRKKDKERITVVVCCNGDGSDKVPLWIIGKYVNPRCFKNVNINNLNCVYRFNKKAWMTGLLFQEFVTWFDSKMNGRKVLLIVDNCPAHPKIVEGLRNTELFFLPPNTTSKIQPCDAGIIRAFKVHYRRRLYSSMLQSLEVNATNPEKVNILNAISFANMAWNIDVKTTTIANCFRHCKIRSEENDEQELGEINEGVEGLNEVISNLRYRNVMDVEHLLNYPNENDAVMESPTNEEIIESVMSTDEGTDPEPDDSNVIPSVSSKEAFQALTTLNNYLLQHEQNIPGVIFALHKVKDEINFGFGGKKKQATIDSYFNKN comes from the coding sequence ATGATAGAATGGTACACTACAGACACATACAATATCAACTTTGTTTTACAGTATACACCAATGTCTTCGCATCATCTAAAAGGAGTGAAAAAATCAGCAATCACAGATAAGATAAGGAGTGCTATTTGTGAATATAAAAAGGAGAATCCAGGTGTAAGCCAGAAAGATTTACAAGCATGGGTACATCAAAAATATGACTTAGATATCAGTCAATCAACTATATCAAACACACTCAAGAGAGCCTCGGAATACTTGTCCGACGAGAGGAAACAAAGTGATGTCAAAAAACACAAATCAGCAAAATATCCAGAGTTAGAGAAAGTTTTGTTTGAGTGGTTTCTTCAAAGGCAAGATAAAGTTAATATGTCTGGAGAAATCATTCAAGAAAAAGGAAAGGAGCTAATGAAGAAAATGTATGGGGAAAGTAATTCCGATTTTAGCTTTTCCAGTGGATGGTTAGAACGTTTCAAGGCAAGATATGGAATCAAATCTTATCGGCGTTTTGGTGAAAGTGGTTCAGTGATGATGGAGAACATTGAAAATGCATTGCCAGGCATCCGATCAAAATTGGATCAATTTCAGTTGAAAGATATTTATAACATGGATGAAACGGGATTATTCTATCGACTTGAAGCTGACCATTCACTAGCTACCAAACAGCTAGAGGGCCGCAAAAAAGATAAAGAGAGAATCACTGTAGTTGTGTGTTGCAACGGTGATGGGTCTGACAAAGTTCCACTTTGGATCATTGGTAAGTACGTCAATCCTAGGTGCTTTAAAAATGTGAATATAAACAATCTTAATTGTGTGTATCGTTTTAACAAGAAGGCTTGGATGACTGGCTTGCTTTTTCAAGAATTTGTTACTTGGTTTGATAGTAAAATGAATGGCAGGAAGGTACTTTTGATTGTTGACAATTGTCCTGCTCATCCAAAAATAGTTGAAGGCTTGAGAAATACAGAGTTGTTCTTTCTACCTCCTAACACAACATCTAAGATTCAACCATGCGATGCTGGAATTATTCGAGCATTTAAAGTTCACTATCGGCGTCGTCTATATTCTAGCATGTTGCAAAGTCTTGAAGTTAATGCAACAAATCCTGAAAAAGTTAATATCTTGAATGCTATTAGTTTTGCTAACATGGCTTGGAATATTGATGTGAAAACAACCACAATTGCAAATTGTTTTCGGCATTGCAAGATTCGTTcagaagaaaatgatgaacaaGAACTTGGAGAAATAAATGAAGGTGTCGAAGGATTAAATGAAGTTATCTCTAATTTACGATATAGGAATGTGATGGATGTCGAGCATCTCTTAAACTATCCAAACGAGAATGATGCGGTTATGGAATCACCTACGAATGAAGAAATCATTGAGTCGGTAATGAGCACTGATGAAGGGACTGATCCTGAACCCGACGATAGCAATGTCATCCCAAGCGTGTCATCAAAGGAAGCATTTCAAGCACTCACCACTTTGAACAATTACTTGTTACAACACGAGCAAAACATACCAGGAGTTATTTTTGCTTTACATAAAGTTAAGGACGAGATTAATTTTGGCTTTGGTGGAAAGAAGAAACAAGCTACAATAGattcatattttaataagaattaa
- the LOC141670369 gene encoding protein BYPASS1-LIKE-like, protein MLKMPAADFQGSSASHTSRSFLSLRRDQVHSMDSNESTPQSQELETFQRHVADFLADLSSASSGDILSLSWVQKLLDVFLVFQEEFRALLFGHKDELNRQPMNRMINEYFDRSVKALDVCNAIREGIEQIRKWQMQLEILLCALDGQKSLGEGQFRRAKKALIDLAIGMLDEKESNSVVSQRNRSFGRSGVNRENRSMENHRSLSWSVSRSWSAARQLQAIGNNIIAPRPNEILATNGLGVAVYTMNYVLYFVMWALVAAIPCQDRGLQTHFHVARHFVWASPILALHEKILEESKKRDRRNSTGLLREIQEIEKCARHMNALVDSVNLPLNEEKEDEVRQRVNEVKMVYEALKESLNPMERQVREVFHRIVRSRTECLDSMGRAGAS, encoded by the coding sequence atgttaaAAATGCCAGCAGCAGATTTTCAAGGCTCATCAGCATCTCATACTAGCCGTTCTTTTCTGAGTTTACGCCGTGATCAAGTTCATTCAATGGATTCAAATGAGTCTACACCTCAATCACAAGAGCTTGAGACCTTCCAGAGACATGTAGCTGATTTTCTAGCAGATTTGTCATCTGCTAGTTCAGGTGATATTTTGTCACTTTCCTGGGTTCAGAAGCTTTTAgatgtttttcttgttttccaagAAGAATTTAGAGCATTGTTGTTTGGTCATAAAGATGAATTAAATAGACAGCCTATGAATCGAATGATTAATGAATATTTTGATAGGAGTGTGAAGGCATTAGATGTATGTAATGCTATTCGTGAAGGTATTGAGCAGATTAGGAAATGGCAAATGCAGTTGGAGATTTTGTTGTGTGCTTTAGATGGTCAGAAAAGTCTTGGTGAAGGTCAGTTTCGTCGTGCTAAGAAGGCTTTGATTGATTTGGCAATTGGAATGCTTGATGAGAAAGAGTCTAATTCGGTTGTTTCTCAGAGGAATAGGTCATTTGGGCGTAGTGGTGTTAATAGGGAGAATAGATCTATGGAGAATCATCGATCGTTGTCTTGGAGTGTTTCGAGGTCTTGGTCAGCTGCTAGGCAGTTGCAAGCAATTGGTAATAATATAATTGCTCCGAGGCCTAATGAGATTTTGGCTACTAATGGACTTGGGGTTGCTGTTTATACAATGAATTATGTGTTATATTTTGTAATGTGGGCTCTTGTAGCGGCAATACCTTGTCAGGACCGAGGTTTACAGACTCATTTTCATGTCGCTAGACATTTTGTCTGGGCTAGTCCGATTCTCGCTCTTCATGAGAAGATTTTGGAAGAATCAAAGAAGAGGGATAGAAGAAATTCTACTGGACTGTTGAGGGAAATCCAGGAGATTGAGAAATGTGCGCGTCATATGAATGCTCTTGTTGATTCAGTTAACTTACCCTTGAATGAGGAGAAAGAGGACGAGGTGAGACAGAGGGTGAACGAGGTTAAAATGGTTTATGAAGCATTAAAGGAAAGCTTGAATCCCAtggaaagacaggtgagggaagtGTTCCACAGGATTGTTCGGAGTAGAACAGAATGTCTTGATTCGATGGGGAGAGCAGGAGCATCTTAA